ACACTACCTACGTcttcgggatacaggcgtgatggtatgttgTTAAAAAGAAAACCACTTATGATGCGAAGTCATAAGATGGGCATGGTGAACCGTATGGtacttcttctatggtgtggtgtgtgaagtggattaccaacctcatcaaccctgagccgccaaaggtccctgacatggctcatgtaacagctACTTGCTTAcataataagtagtaaccgggaccaacggcttacttacaacggcgtgccttccgaagcacgggttatcttactttcggacaatcaagcgatcagtctgtaatgtcttaaccaaacaaaACCTTAACCTTAAAAAAACTATGCTATACTtaaccaaaaataaaatgtgttatgtccccattgggattcgaactcgggacataatgatcgtgagcccaacgctctaccactggatcacagaggtcgaaccgtatggtgacaggtgGGTGATCAACCCAACGCCCATGTAAATACTTCATGATGTTAGGACACCAATTCGATTCATTCGCAGCTGCTGAATGTATTATGATTTTTATTCGTTAAACCAGCGTATAGATGTGTAGATGTATAATAATGAGACTGTTTCTctcttgattattttttttaaataggagATTTTGGGTTTTTACAGATCCGATACGACTTAATTAAACTCGTTCTTCATGCTCAGTAACTGCATTCGCGATAACAAAAGGTCGCGCAATTTGAttagatttaaaaaacaaaatggctatCAAGATAACACATCTTCAGCCGTTACCGCGAGCAACCACCCGTGAACACCCATCCATTGACGAAAAacaacattgttttaggttttagTACCAACAATAAACGCCAAAATGATAATATACAGTATCATGAAAGGTCACTGTAACTATTATCGTTTCAGATCCCTGCTACATGATACCTACGCGCAAAATTACATACGTACTAAGATGTTATCTGTGCTCAGTGAGGCAAAACTACACCCGCAATTTAGTATAACAAGTTCACTAAATTACTACATATGTATTATTAAGCGCACACACATAGGCCCATGCACGTAATACTCCATGGGTTGGGCAGAAGTACAAGCAATCAGGACAAAGTTACAAGTTTATCacgggtttcgaccaatagccgtgcgAGTTTTATCTACGTGAGTCTTCGCTTCGTCTATTGGTTGATATGCGCGATATAGAGCCCGTGCCGCGGCAGCTGGGGACAAATTGCAGCCAGTTTTGAATCAAAGTCCTAACTTTGATAAATTATTATGGTGACAAGTTATCAGCCCATCACCAACAAAGGACACAAGTTTTTTAAGACAAACCCGGGAAATAGGTAGCTAAACGCGTTCTAAGTTTTgtattagtaggtatattttcaatctagcatagtatattatgtattacaaAATTACGTCAAGTTTGATAAttgtacatacttacttattgcgtaaataattaaaacaaggAAGAGATAtcaaatattatacattattacCCACAGAAAATATTATCAGATAAGATAAGAACAAGGCAAAAATAGTTTGACAACATTATAAGGAAGTACGAACCTTTTTAAGTAAATTCCCCAATAATTAAAAGACCGTATTCGAATCGCTCAATAGAAAAGTTATTAATTTCACGGTATAAAAGTACTATCAAAATTTAATTTGCTAGATACACGCGTCTTAAAATTCCTTATCTAACGTTGCAACGTTATAAACTTGGTGGCTAATGTGAAGTTGTGTTATCACAACCATAAAAGGCTCTCCACGCGCGGAATTCGAAGTCTTGCATTCGAAATACGACAAATTGAAACAAAATGATGCATTCAAGTGCATACATTAACATGCGGCAAAGAAAATGGCGACCTTTGTcgataaattaattaacaatgcaAACCAAACGATGTCACATTCACATGAAACTACTGGTGTAGCAATTACTGTCCCTTACTACCTATCTAATAAAATTTAGGAATAAGAAAAAGTACCGAACACCTTTTATAACACATCTCCTTAGGCGTGAATATAGTAAAGATACCGTTACCTTTAAAATGAGTTAAGTATACAGTATAAAGTGGAAGTAATAAGAAGCTCAAACTTCGCGGATTCACCGGACATTGACCAAGTTCCATAGGTTTTCCATTCCATCCTCTGTTGACAGACGATGTTTTGAATATCCGCCGCATTGCCAGCGCCAAACAATGGGCGTGTTGTAAAAGAATGTTATGTAAACACCTCGACGGTTAACAGTAGCCGATTCTCAAAACATCGGCACAATAAGTTTACCTGGGATACTAGGAACGCGAATTCATTTCATTCACTTTAATTCTACCGGGATACGAACcagatttatattaaatatttatattttattggcaGGCGGAGTCAGTGACACACAACGGcgcatattatatatttgaatattcTACCGGCGCGAGGAGAGTAGCTATGTCCACTCAAATATTCAATCCCCAATTTATTCACGATTAAAAATACATGTCGTGCTTAGATTACTTAGTGTGTAACGATTATTGTGATTTCCCTTGAaatgtaaacttttttattgCTTGAGTTAGATAATCAACTGTAGAGTTTGCAATTTGCGAgctaaaagtaagcgcgcattTCTCAAATTTGGTTTTTCAGTGGTATTCTATAAgcccattttttttaaaaagcaactGCCGATACCAGAGAATAAATAATCCTTTAAAAAATGTGATGGTTTAAAAGTGTATTCTATCAATACTTTTTTCATATATGCTAGCTGATATCGCaaaattttcaatcaaaattaAATGTGTCGACCTACACCTTCCATAATATGAACACTTGACATTCAAATTTCGAACTAGGATTGGAGTCCAATCGGACATAATTGCTTTATGTTTGCATACAGTTTTACAACCTTCTGCAACGTCATCTTATGGGACATTCTTTATACAATATAATGGgcaaactttatattttttgtcatttgaACGGAGCTTAATTACACGAACATTTTGTATAAGTATCTTAACTTTTTACGAAAAGCTCATCAAAATCTGTTGAgctatttttatgaaaatacatATTCAAATGCTGATCAAGGGCTTCTAatgttcatttttattttcagttcttgcAGTATTGATTATCACGTAAATATGCGTTGATGATGAGTCAAAAAGCATAACAAGAGAATGTGCCCAAGGATGTCCTGTAATGTTGTAGTGGCTATGCATAAAATATCTATGATTTAGGATACTCCAATTTAATTGCATAGACATAGGACTCATTCCATTTGAGAACGACTGCAGATAATGCAAATAACAGTGACCGGTCTTATTGCCAGACACTGGGTATAATGCTATAAACTTGATTTTCAGAGAAACCAGTATACATGATTTAGACTGACGCCATGACGTGCCTTGCAATACCCAAGTTCACAAATATCGTTGTTTTACTAAACGCTTTGCTTGATTTGCAAAACGTAAGAAGCAATCACAAAGGATTACTTAACACCTCTCGTTGCAAAGGACAATGCTAAGGCATAAAACCTTGCGATATTTCAGCAAATAACGAACACATCACGCCAACAAGTACCAGGGTGTTGCAATAACGTTACGTGTCGAAAACGTGCACtataaaataactataaatattGCCATATTTTACAGCGAAAGCGTTTCGTAACTgccaaaataaaacgaaaaaatataatttgccaTTTGCATTTAAGATAGACCAAACAAATTATAAGCCGTGATAAGATAATGGCGTaatgtttgtttctttaatCCTTGCTTATTAAATTATCTTGGCGACATGTCGATAAGACATTACGAGATATCGGAAAGGTATAATTTATGTAGAAATAGTAGGGCGATTGGATCGGGGGCAATCAATATTGTAATGATGTTCAGGGCAGATAGTGGTGAACACATTTCCCTACACGGCCGCGACCCACGTGGGGCCGTGTCATTAGGGCGCTTCGCCCTTGAAAGCCTGCCGCCTGTCACCCGTCCGTGACACGAATACATTGAAAACTCGTCCATCAGTCGATATTGACGATTATTACTGTCAAGTAGGTTACTGTCcactatattgcttttctataaAAATACTAGCTGATGAGTAGGTggatacttaagtactttattacaGGTTCGTATCGATTCCTTAGAAACTACGAGTGTTTCATGAGAAGGTGACTAGTTGATGTTGCAGTTTTAatatcacattatttattatatattaacaaTACTTCGCCAATTTGGAAGCTGCGCTATGTTAGTTGCTATGCAAGAAATCAGTTTTTCATAGAATTACTTCTAATAGAATACAATGGGTAGAGAAAATACTGTAAAATTTAATCTTATGTAGAAAACGAGCTACCGAAAATGTGAAATCACTTGCCCTTGGTATTCAACCATAAACAAAATTGCGAGTACATACTCTTTATGGTTCAATAAAACctcattttatacaaattcaacATATTTCTAACagctattatttttatcatgatCCGCGTGTTTTACGAACCGGAAATAAGACAAACAACGACATTaagcattaaatatttttagatttattatGATGTTTTATTTTGACTATTAAGAATTGCTTCCCACAGGGTACAATGGGAAAAATAACAAGTGATTTTGAGCGGTTGAAGGTTGGGttgcaaaaaatattacagGCAGTTGGTTTCGCCTTGTCGTTTATGTATTATCTGTCGTGCGATCGGTGACAttagtttgtttttgttattgtatcggtatgtatgggtgtttgttacgtaaccggtaccttcgcccgcctgctcacacccgtacgccgtgaccagcatcgttccacgagttcaagtcagcataattaatggaacagccagcctgctgagccagcgcccgaacgcgatgcgctgacgtcaatcacgccaccaaattgtgacctcgatttagccataatgtaaaatagtttttaagtaaaattcagtgtagtcctaacttcggactcattcgcacctaggttagttaggtttagctgtaaatttacaatataatttcattttaagtgattctagtttctcttcttcaccctccgtctgtcgctcacttaattggcgcagtcggtaggatactCGCGGGTCAGTTCGCGAGCAAATTCAGGCGTATCTCACATCGAACACCGTGCTCCGGGCTGCCCGGGTGACTGTCAAGCACCATCTCGAGTATTCAGAATCTACGTGAAGTCACAACGGAGGTTATCCAAGCATCGATAATGAAGAAGGGAACAGAGTGTAATTAAGCCaagaaaaaatgtaagaaaaaagaaaaagaagaaaattatatAAGTGAAGAAAAAAGAGGTCaggaaaaaaagaagaataattacTTCGCCGGTGCATTACCTTATGGTTCGTCCCAGCCCTTCAGTGCATCCAGGTCTTCCAGGAATCCCAGAAGCAGGACACCGATGAATATGCAGTATGCCCTGAAGACTAATGTATATGCGTACCTCGCCATCCCCGAAGTCCACCAGGCACCCATGCTCGGGCAATAGACCACCTATTCACCGCTCCGCGTCGTAATAGGCCATGAATTTCCAACATCAGAACGGTGAATTCCTTTCCCGCCTAGGGCTATGGAAATGAAGCGCAGCGACGACCACACAAGCCACTAAAGGTTCAGTTTCCATATTTTTTCCCAACAGGAAGAGAGGAAAAGATGTCGAGATTTAATGTAACACGACAGACGTACTTACAGAAATGCACCAAAACCTAACAGTGTGGGAACTTCGAGATGAAGCCACTTCAAATTACAAGTAACGACGAAAATTTCAAATGTTATCTAAGTTACTTGCAAGCAATTACTACGATACTGCCGAATTCTGACCGGGAAGGATCCAAGAACCTAACATGATATCAAACCATCGATTCAACCAGGAACATCGATTCTCCGTGCAGGAAGGCCAGGGTATACCACCCTGAAAAAAAGATAACCCAAGAAATGGTGACCAGCACTATTCTCCACGATAGTCTTCGAATAGGTGCTGTTCTGAGGGTGGAGATGTTACGTAACCGGTACCTTCGCCCGCCTGCTCACACCCGTACGCCGTGACCAGCATCGTTCCACGAGTTCAAGTCAGCATAATTAATGGAACAGCCAGCCTGCTGAGCCAGCGCCCGAACGCGATGCGCTGacgtcaatcacgccaccaaattgtgacctcgatttagccataatgtaaaatagtttttaagtaaaattcagtgtagtcctaacttcggactcattcgcacctaggttagttaggtttagctgtaaatttacaatataatttcattttaagtgattctagtttctcttcttcaccCTCCGTCTGTCGCTCACTTAATTTGTTGACAAATACGTATCCGTGGCGACGGCGGTCACAACAGCCACCTCACCCGCGTGGTCACATCACACACATTCATCAAGTCAATACAACGCAAGGTAAATTAAATTGGTTTCCATCTATCTTATTActttctaagaaagcaattagTTACATATCGACGACGTATAGTACATGTTAAAAATATCATCACAATGAAATAATACATTGcggctttttttttgtgtgaacagtcagttttatttatattaattaattaaccataaataaaaattgaccTCAAAAGTTACTGAGCATTAGAATATATTATGACATATTAGGTTTTTCTAAATGCGAATAAACTTCAtaacagttaaaaaaaataatatactgtCTACCTAGTTATAGTAATGGAACActgaaataacttttatttgcGACTTTTGAAATTAATTTGTAGACCATGTGTTAAATACGAATATGTAGCGACATCTGTTGGTGGATTTCAGAACTACTATAAACTTAAATCACGCGAGAATTTCGTAGATGGCGGTGTAAAACGTTGGACTCGTGTTGTCGAAGATGGAACATGGCTGCCGCGTCGATAATAACTTCAACAGAGCCCACAGACAAGAAAATCTTCTCTATGTCAAAGTGGTTAACTGACGTTTGTCAGCGTTGACCGCAGCGACAACATTGTGACCGTTATACCGGCGATGTCAAACCTATGGTTTAACATATTATTTGTCACCTGATTTCTTGTGTCTCTGCCCACACCATTAAGGATCACGGACTGCCTACTTAGCAAAGGGGTATAGTTGTAATACCGACCTCTCGTGATCGCATGAGGTAGCGCACGAGGCGGCCGCGCAGCACGGCGAGCGTGTTGCGGTCCAGCTCCGAGGTGCCGCCCGCCACCGACTGCACCAGCACCTGCCAGCGGGACAGAGAGTTCTCCAGCAAGCGGATGTTCTTCTTCTCTACCCTGTGGGGCAAATATATATGAGTTGCAATAGACAACCaaatttttaatacaaaaaaaaaaacaaatgctgATACATATGTTTATGTTTGTCACATCATAGTAGTAAAACCGAATAACCTTATAAAAACTAAATCTGCTTGTTTAACtaatgtgtctggaaatctcgacaAGATTACGAAGATTAGGTGAATAACCATCCACCAAAGCGGACAAGAGGAGATGTGAGAAATCAGCCAATGACAGCATGCTTTCTCAACGAAAAAGAGATGCTTTGTCGCTCTCTTCCTCCTCTCTTCTCCACTATTTTGGAAACCACCTTTAAAACCCCCAGCAAGAAAAAGCAATCAGAATGAGAGGGGACCTCATCACAACAAGTTACGGGGCGAAACACGCCTCGGCAGATATATGTAAGTTGTTCCAAGAGAGTATAACAAAATATCACAGAAAAACGATTTCCTGCTCAAGAGTGAGTGAGAGAAAAGTGTGATACCTTCTGTTCTAGGTGTTGAGTCAGCTGGTCCAAATACTATTGAATATTGTAAAATGAAAGAGAATTTATGAAACGAAAATGCAGCTAATTTATAATAAAGCAGTTTTACCTGTCTGCTAACTGCATTTCCACATCAATCCCGTCTTCTTTAAAGTCAGGTATTTCTGAATCATTGATTGTGTCCTCAGCATCAGAGAAAGTCAACACATTATCACTTTGGCCTGGAAACAAATCATAACAGGGGTTAGTTTGTAACTATGTTGTTGGATTTACACTAACCTATGGCTATAACATAGGTTTGCCTATTTATGGTAGACTGTCAATATCACCATACCACTTTAGGTAAACagttaaacaataaaatttaaaaaagttttcaagaCACATACTGTTTTCCTTAGGTgacctattatattatatgttataAATTGATGCCTATTGGAGAAACCAAGGTTATCCagcctaatattttatttctatacaatacataataaagtgtaaaagaaaaaaacttgaTCATTTCTGTCAATGTGGTTGTACTGACCTTTAGGCAGTGGCTGCACAGTCTGGTCAGGCAGCAGCTGGTACTGTTTGAGCAGCTGCCAGTGTGCCATCAGCGACTTGGCGGTGCGTGACGGGTAAAACACGTGTGGGTTTTGTTCTAGAAGCTCCTGGAACTTCTCTGGAGCCGGGTGGCTGGTCTGCAATATGGAATATATGCTTTTCTACCTTTTCTTTCATTCTCACTAACCTGTGGTTTGGCCCAAGTCAGGAGATTACGACTATTTTTCAGGGTCTAGTAGTCAATAAGAGTAATCAGCTAGCTAACTGCTAAGAGAAGATTAAGAATGGtgcaatatattattaaaaattagaaatatgGACAAAATCAAATGTATATTAATTTTTTTCCCAGAAATATAGTTCAATAGGAAGAAAGATGTCAATAGTTATTTATGAAGTAAGAGAACACTTACACTGGTCAAAGTGCCCAATAAGTCCTCTTCAGCGGTTGAGAACAGAGCCTGCTGTTGGACAGCAGCCACTAGATCCGGATGAAGGTTACGCATAGCGGCAACTGCAACCCGCGACACTTCTGCATTGTACAGCAATGCATACCAACGAGACTGCAACTCACCCACCGTGAATCGGCAGGAGAACTTCACTCCACGGTGCACTATGCGCAAATCATTTGTCTGAAAATGAAATTTACTTTATACTCTACCTATAATTCTAATGTGATTTCATAATTGTCTTAGGTCCTAATGGGTATAAACAAGAAAGCTATTAGAAAATTTTACCTGTTGAACTCCCAATATCAGAGCTAAATCATCAGTGGGTTTCCAACGTCCCAAATCTTTGGTAGACAGGTGACTGAGTTGGCCTTTTCGACGCGACTTGCGACCGACACTACCTCCTAAAGACAGTTTGCTGGAGCGGCGCCGCTCCTGTGCGGGAATCACCGGTGTCGTCGGCGCGCTCGTCGTGGCAGGTACTACATCCTGGTACTGACTGGTATACGATAAAGTCCTCATTCTCTTATCCCCTTTGGCTAAAGAGGCTCCAGGCAAACCACTGTATTCCACCAGCTCATCGTCAAATCTACGCCTTTTGATTGATCTCGAGGAACTGTAAAATTgattaaataaagaattaagCACGGTATGTAGGCATACACAAAATAAGATTCTAATTTCTTGTGCAATATTACCTGCGGCGTTTCGTATTGTCTTGGGCGTTATCATAAGGAGAAGCCGTCGCCCCTGGATATTCATTACTGTCTGATGCATTAGATGGAGTTGCTGGGAAATCCATTTTGtgaatttaaattgatttttcttctctacttattattatatattatacacattttTATTGTCACCACCGTAATAACAAATTGTTTCCCATAGACTAAAGAAAATTAAGAAAGAAACACTCGAATCGATAGTCTATGGACAGTGTTACCGTGCTGAATTTAAAATCCTACCATATAGTAATGTACTTATGATTGGGGGTGTGAATGGGGCCATTGCTATTTTTCGCAATGATTTATTTCACATCACCACCACTACTTCAAAGTCTTCAAACTACAAAAACCGGTAAAGATCAATTAGTTTCTAAGTCACAgctgtaaaaaaaagtataaacgtcaaattaaaaagtaaatattcgtatttcgatttgtaggttatgtTTCGTTTTGcataattatttgaaaatatattaaatatggcTCATTTGATACGCAGAATAGCGTACAAACAAAAGGCAGTCCTTGCTAGATACTACAATAAAATCGTTATAACTGACGATGGATCCACTATAGTTGCACTACATCGTGAACCAGAATTCCTATATGAACACTCAAGGCCTTTAccagaagaaaagaaagaagacaATTCTGTTTTGAAGATGACCGATTACAGCGAAGTGAGACGAGTATTCAACGAAATGAAACCTGAAGTTGCTAGAAAGCAACTTGCATCTCTTACTATGACCACTGAACACAGATGGTTTCCAAGAGCTAGAGACAAGAAGGCAAAGAAGAATGAAATGAACAGGCcctatttgtaattgtttagtaatattattttagaataGTCGTAAAATAAATGCACATtatgaataaatacttaaacagTTTTACCTTTAGACACCAATAATcccaaaaaagcaaaaaaaaatgcagCTGTTTTTACCCCCTCAAGTTACTAGCAGCGCCGTGagtctaattatattttctttatatgaACAGATTACTAGAGAAAcgtcatacatttttataagaTGAATTATCATTTGATTCATTGTCATTACCTGACTGCAGCGATTCAAAAAGAAGTGTATATTTAGTTAATGTTTTTGAGTATATTTACAGGATTATTGTTTTATGACTTTTGAATCCTTATTACACTACACAAGGTAACCTGTTATAGGAAGATAAAAATATCAAGAATACTGAAGCTGCTTGTTCTAAAGTTCTCTAGTTTGGCTGTCTGGGACAGCCAAGCCAAACTATGTTACAATTAAAATGCAAAAttcaataaataactttattctcagaaaaatataataattcttAATATATTTGAATCTTACACTaccaataataatgataaacatAGTTTTGTAGTATATTTAATATCCTTTACCATTATAATTTGAT
The Pectinophora gossypiella chromosome 2, ilPecGoss1.1, whole genome shotgun sequence genome window above contains:
- the LOC126373187 gene encoding microspherule protein 1 codes for the protein MDFPATPSNASDSNEYPGATASPYDNAQDNTKRRSSSRSIKRRRFDDELVEYSGLPGASLAKGDKRMRTLSYTSQYQDVVPATTSAPTTPVIPAQERRRSSKLSLGGSVGRKSRRKGQLSHLSTKDLGRWKPTDDLALILGVQQTNDLRIVHRGVKFSCRFTVGELQSRWYALLYNAEVSRVAVAAMRNLHPDLVAAVQQQALFSTAEEDLLGTLTSTSHPAPEKFQELLEQNPHVFYPSRTAKSLMAHWQLLKQYQLLPDQTVQPLPKGQSDNVLTFSDAEDTINDSEIPDFKEDGIDVEMQLADRVEKKNIRLLENSLSRWQVLVQSVAGGTSELDRNTLAVLRGRLVRYLMRSREIAVGRSTRDHSIDVDLSLEGPAAKVSRKQATIRLRNTGDFFMSSEGKRPIFVDGRPVLQGNKVKLNHNSVIEIAGLRFVFLVNLDLISAIRQEAVKVTIPV
- the LOC126373254 gene encoding 39S ribosomal protein L42, mitochondrial, which translates into the protein MAHLIRRIAYKQKAVLARYYNKIVITDDGSTIVALHREPEFLYEHSRPLPEEKKEDNSVLKMTDYSEVRRVFNEMKPEVARKQLASLTMTTEHRWFPRARDKKAKKNEMNRPYL